A window of Sinimarinibacterium sp. NLF-5-8 genomic DNA:
TTGAAAACAGTCCGCAAGAAGATGCCAGCCATGCCGAGGTCAGCTGCGGTACGGAGGTCTTGCGAACCCTGCCGTTCAAGGGGGCGGGACCGCAGTTGATCAACAACAAGGATTGCCTGTACGAGTTCAGCAAGCAGTGTCCGAATGGCGAGCCGCGCATCAGCTATTACCAGAGTGATCGTTTGCTGGCTTCGGCTTCGCTGGGCAGTCAGGCATTCAACGACGCGTGTCCGCTCAAGACGACACTGGCGGCGGATCAGACTTTTTGCCAACCAACGCGCGAGGTGGCGCAAGGCGAACGGCTCGATCAGGTGCCCGACTTGCAGGTCAACTCACCGCACTGCGTGGTGTATTACCGCCATTTTGGTGATCGCAGTTATCGGGTCGCCAACAGCTGTAACGATCCGCAGGCCGCTGCGCGGGTGATGGATGTGCTGCCAGCAAATGAGCCGATTTGTCTGTCGGTTGCGGCGCAAAATGCCAATGGACTGGTGTCGCCACAGACGCGCTTGCCGTGCTTTACGCTGGCTGACAGTGCGCCTCAGACGCCGCCGGCACCGTCGCTGCTATCACTTGATTTGAATCAGGATCAAGCGCAGCTGGTGTGGATTTTGCCGGCGGTGCGGTTGACCGGCAGTATTGTTGAGTTGACGCGTATCGATGACGGCATGGTGCTGCGCCAGAGCATCCCGGCGACGGAGTCATCCGAACAGGGTGTGGCGCAGACGGCAAAGTTCGGGCTGCCGACCGCGATTGCTCAGAGCGAGCAATGGTGTTTGTCAGCCAAAACGGTGGGGGTGGCGGCAATCGGGCAAGCCTCACAGGCGGTATCGCCTGCCTCAGCATCGCTGTGTACCACGCGCTCGGACTATCCGGTAGAGAAGTCCCGCTATTTGCCGTGGCCGCCGATCCCGCAACCGTTGGATGGCGAGGCGTTTGAGGTCGTATATTTTTCGTCGAGCGAGCAAGGCTCATTGCCTGCGCTGAGGCTGGGGCGCGCCGGGATCGTCACGGATATTCAAAGCTGTCAGCTGTCGCCGGAGGCGTTGGGAAGTTGTGGCAAGACCGGAGAATGTCTGGTGAATGAATTCCCGGGATTGTGTGTCGCACCCAAGCCTTTCGAGCTGTGCGAAACCGTGCGCAGTGAGTTGGCGGGCAAGCTGGACTTTGTGGTGTACCGGCAGTCACGCAAGGGTGCCGGAACAGAAACCGATTTTGTTCAGGTGTCGCCGTTGATCGACCGTGCGTTTTGTAATGTGCAGCGTGACGATCAGTACTGTCCGCTGCGCGGCGACTGCCCGGTCGTGAATACGCTGCAGGATCCGTTTATCCAGATCGGTGTATTGCCAGAGGCTGAGCACGGCGAGTCGTGGCGTGATCCGCAATATGTGTTTGTTGATCGTTACCCCCACCGCGAAGATCGGGATTATCGCTATCAGGCTGTTTATTTCGACACAGATGGTGAGATCAGAGGTTCGCGGACCAGTGGTTGGTTACCTGCCCAGGTAGGTGCGCAATGAATCGGCGCATGAGCATGTCCCCGATGCGGAGGAGAATTGTGATGCGTCGTCGTTGGCTTGGTTGTTGGCTTGGTGGTTGGCTTGGGGCGGGCGCAGCGGCGTTGCTCGCGGTGTCTGCTGCGGCGCAGCCCTCGCCGTTGTTTGACGGGCAGGCGGCAAGCGTCTTTGTCTATAACCCCGACAACCAGCAGTTCAATACCTATCAGTTCGGAGAATGGGCAGTTGCTGCGCAGCGTGACGCCAGCGGCGTCCGGGTCAGCGGCGAGCAGGGCGGCAGCATCACCATTCCGCTGCGCGCGGGCAGTCATCCGGTCTTGATCAATGAAGCCAGCAACAGTGCGCCGCTGCTGGGTACCGAGCAGATTGGTTTTTCGATTGCCGGATTGTCTGCCGCACTCGGCAGCATGGCCGGCGATAACGATCCGCAATTGCTGATTCAGCCTTCCAGCGGCAGCTACAACGGAACCGTCGCGGTGACGCTGACCGGCGTGCCCGCACAGGGCGAGCGCGGTGATTTTCGGTTCAGCTGGCAGATCAATGACGACGCCGAGCAGAGCGTGACGGTCGCCGCTGCCGACCCCGCTGCGCTGCGGCAGACGTTTTATCTGATTCGTGATGGTGATTACCGCATTACCTATCGTGCCAGCCAGGGATCAAAAGCCGTTGCTGCAAAAACAGCTCGGATCAGCGTGACCAGTGACCATCCCGATGGCTTTCGCCGAGATAGTGACGGGGACGGAATTCCCGATATCGTTGAAGCTTATCTGGGATTGGATCCACTCAGCGACGATGCGATGCGCGACAGCGATGGCGACGGCTGGCCGGACTTTGAGGAGTTGCTACGCGGTGCCGATCCCGATTGCGACCCGAACAATCCGAGTCATCGCCCCAAGCCGGGGCTGACCTGTGCGCCGCTCGACAGTGATCTCGACGGCTGGTCGGATTTTGACGAAGACCTGCGCGGCACCGATCCGCATGATCCGACGGTGACCGCCGCCAGCGGTGCTGAAGTGGCGAGTCGCTTTGCCGATGCCCCGCGCGCGCGACGGTTGTACGAGGTTGAAGCGCGGATCAGCGGCGCGGTTTTCAATGATGTTGAACACAGTCAGTTGCGCGCGCTGCCGGGGCATGTGCAGGCATTGAGTGTTGGCGGCGGCATGGTGTGGGACAGCCACGAGTTGCCCGATGCCGCCGCGCGCGCTGAAGAAGGCCGTGCGCTGGATAGCTTGCCCGACTATCAACGTCAGGATCTGGCGGATGAAGCGATTGCGCGCGGAGCGTTGCCGCCGTTACGGATTCCGGCGGGCGCGCCGTCGGTGCTGCGCATACAAACCGACGCGGCGACCGACGCGGCGGGCGATGCCGGATTGTGGGCGGCGCGCGCGTGGGTCGCGGGTCATGCCGACCCCAGTCCTGCTGATGTAACCGCATGGTTGGCGCAGCGCGGCACGCCGTGGAACAGTGCTGAGGAGTGGATTACAGGCTACAAAGCCATGCTGCGTGACCGGCTGGTGGTGGATGTCACTACGGCGCTGGCTCCGAACAGCGGTGTTGGCATTGCAGGCATCGAAGCGATTTTGAACTGGCTGGCTGAACGCAAAAGCATCACCCTGTTTGGCTCGACCGACAGTGCACCGGATGCAGATGCCGTTCTGCGCCTGCGCGAGGCATTGCAGGACAATCAGCGCACGCTCGATCAGCTACACGATGATTTGGCTACGGCCGCTGTTGATGGTGGACCGTTGGTTGCATTGCAGGCACTGGTGCTTGCTCCGTATGCGAATCCGCCGGTGCCGGCATATAAAGGCCGCGCGCTGGATCGTGTGATTGCCGAATCGGTGCAGGGCAGTGCCAGCACCGAAATGCATTATCGGCTGCGCGCCTATGCCATCACCGCGCTGGCCGATTTGAGCCCGGAAGCGCTCGCTCGCTTATTGGATCCGGCCGTCGATTTTGATGGCGATGGGCTGGTGAATGCGGTGGAGCTGGCGCATGGCCGTGATTACACGCGGCCTGATCGTGCCGATACGGATGGTGATGGCATTGTTGATGGTAACGATCCCTGCCCGCGCGATCCCGGCAATCGCTGTGTCACCACCCAGCCGCTGAATGATCCGACGCTGGACAGCGATGGCGACGGGATTCCCGACTGGATCGACAACTGCCCCCAACATGCCAACCCTGATCAGGCGCTGCTTGCGGGACTCCCTGCGCACTCGCCGCTGGCGCAAGTAGGTCGCGCGTGTCTGGTACAGATGGGCGCGCTGATTGTCAGCCCGTTACGCAATATCACCGTTCCACTGGGTTCACGACTGACATTACAAGCGGCGCTGGTACCCAACAGTGGCGCGACGCAGGTGCAATGGGGTTTTGGCGCGCTGGGAGCGGAGGCCAGTCAGGCCCTGATCCCACCGGCATTGGCGCTGGATCGTGTCGGCAACTACACGGTGACGCTGGTGGCTCAGGATGATAAAGGCATGACGGTGAGCACCGATCAACGCCAGATCACCGTGGTCGATACCGGTCTGGTATTGCCGCAATTGAGCATTGAGGATGCGGCGTTGCAGCGCGCGCGTGCGGGGATGCGGATTGCGGCAGTTCCGGTGATGCTCAGCGCTGCGGCGCGGCAGGTGGTCGAAGTGGACTATCGCCTGCGTCCGATCAGTGCGCAGCCGGATGTTGATTTTGTGGCCTCCCGCGGACGCTTGTTGTTTGAGCCGGGCATGACCGCGTTGGCACTGCCGGTACAGATTCTCGGTAGCGCAACCCAGAGCAGTGACGTGCTGGTGGCAGTGGAGATTGCTGCTGCATCAGGGGCGCAGATTGCGAACAGCAGCGCCACGCTGACGATCCAGCCCGCCGATGCTGAAAGCGGCAACCGCCCTCCTGTGGCGCGCGATGATGCGGCGACCACGCCAGCAGATGTCGCGGTCGAGGTTGCGGTACTGGATAACGATGAAGACCCTGATGGCGATGTGCTCAGCGTGGCGTTGGTCAGTGTGTCTCCCAGTGATGCGGCGACGGTTGAGATCGTGGATGGCGCCCGGCTACGGGTGACGCCTGCCGCAGGCTTCAGTGGCGACGTTCACGTGCTGTACCGCGCGCTGGACGGGCGCGGCGGCAGCGCCACGGCAACGCTGGTGGTGACGGTCGAACAGGATTCCGGTGCTGTCCAGCAGGCGTTTGCCATCTTCGCGGGGCAGCGCAATGGATTGGGCTTTTTGTATCGCGTAGCGATTCCCGGCACCGGTTCAGTCATCGGGATTGCTCCGGCGCCACAGCCGCTGGTGCAGGTCAATCTGAATACGTTATCGGGGTGGTGGGTTGATCCCAAGGGACGTTATTTAGTCTATCTGGCTGATGAGCGTTGGTGGGTGGTTGATCTTCATGTACCGGGTGCGGATTACACCGCACGCGCACTCAGCCATCCCGATGAGCAGGGCTGGGCGATCCCGCCACAGTTTTCGGAAGATGGCAGCAGCATCGTTTATGGCGTACTCCGTGCTGAAATCACTGATGACATGCCGATGCCGGTGTACACCCGTCTCGATCAGCCTGACAGCGCACGGCGTGAGTTATTCAGAAGCGCTCCGACAACGGGTGAAAATGATTACAGCGCTTTGGTGAGCTACCAGCTCGCGGCCGATGGCAGCCAAGTCTATGTCCTGTGGAACTACAGCAGGGAAGACCGCAACCATGCGGATGAGTTTGCGATTCAGGCCTTGGCTACTCAGGGGGGTACTGCGGTGCAAACCGTGCTCCAGGGATCAGGTCGTGGTGATGCGATGCAGCTCAACGCCGATCAACAGAGTTTGCGTTATGTGCATAGCGAAGACAGTGGCGGTCGCTTCTTAAGGCATCTGACCTTGAGCACTGGCGAGGTGCGGCCTGCGTTGCCGAGCATCCACCCGGATATGCTGGTGGCAGTCCCTGAGTTATATGAGCGCGATTACAGCGTTGGTATGAATCTGTATTACTGGGTGAAAAATCCCACCAATGATCAGGCGGCGCTTTACATGAGCGACTTGTCGGATCCAAATGCGGTTGCGATCCGGCAAACGCCACTGATGGATACGCCGAACATCGTGGATTGCGTTGTAGCCGATGATCAGCGGGCGCTGGCCTGCCGCACGATTAAGTTTTCTGGAGAAATGACCG
This region includes:
- a CDS encoding Ig-like domain-containing protein; its protein translation is MRRRWLGCWLGGWLGAGAAALLAVSAAAQPSPLFDGQAASVFVYNPDNQQFNTYQFGEWAVAAQRDASGVRVSGEQGGSITIPLRAGSHPVLINEASNSAPLLGTEQIGFSIAGLSAALGSMAGDNDPQLLIQPSSGSYNGTVAVTLTGVPAQGERGDFRFSWQINDDAEQSVTVAAADPAALRQTFYLIRDGDYRITYRASQGSKAVAAKTARISVTSDHPDGFRRDSDGDGIPDIVEAYLGLDPLSDDAMRDSDGDGWPDFEELLRGADPDCDPNNPSHRPKPGLTCAPLDSDLDGWSDFDEDLRGTDPHDPTVTAASGAEVASRFADAPRARRLYEVEARISGAVFNDVEHSQLRALPGHVQALSVGGGMVWDSHELPDAAARAEEGRALDSLPDYQRQDLADEAIARGALPPLRIPAGAPSVLRIQTDAATDAAGDAGLWAARAWVAGHADPSPADVTAWLAQRGTPWNSAEEWITGYKAMLRDRLVVDVTTALAPNSGVGIAGIEAILNWLAERKSITLFGSTDSAPDADAVLRLREALQDNQRTLDQLHDDLATAAVDGGPLVALQALVLAPYANPPVPAYKGRALDRVIAESVQGSASTEMHYRLRAYAITALADLSPEALARLLDPAVDFDGDGLVNAVELAHGRDYTRPDRADTDGDGIVDGNDPCPRDPGNRCVTTQPLNDPTLDSDGDGIPDWIDNCPQHANPDQALLAGLPAHSPLAQVGRACLVQMGALIVSPLRNITVPLGSRLTLQAALVPNSGATQVQWGFGALGAEASQALIPPALALDRVGNYTVTLVAQDDKGMTVSTDQRQITVVDTGLVLPQLSIEDAALQRARAGMRIAAVPVMLSAAARQVVEVDYRLRPISAQPDVDFVASRGRLLFEPGMTALALPVQILGSATQSSDVLVAVEIAAASGAQIANSSATLTIQPADAESGNRPPVARDDAATTPADVAVEVAVLDNDEDPDGDVLSVALVSVSPSDAATVEIVDGARLRVTPAAGFSGDVHVLYRALDGRGGSATATLVVTVEQDSGAVQQAFAIFAGQRNGLGFLYRVAIPGTGSVIGIAPAPQPLVQVNLNTLSGWWVDPKGRYLVYLADERWWVVDLHVPGADYTARALSHPDEQGWAIPPQFSEDGSSIVYGVLRAEITDDMPMPVYTRLDQPDSARRELFRSAPTTGENDYSALVSYQLAADGSQVYVLWNYSREDRNHADEFAIQALATQGGTAVQTVLQGSGRGDAMQLNADQQSLRYVHSEDSGGRFLRHLTLSTGEVRPALPSIHPDMLVAVPELYERDYSVGMNLYYWVKNPTNDQAALYMSDLSDPNAVAIRQTPLMDTPNIVDCVVADDQRALACRTIKFSGEMTVRLWIGPTAAPDQVRSIATLNDRQFAGMGLRAHKSSGFVTRVDFDNSGSERYRTLYVSAADAQVRVFGQPIEGLDVSMGAMQSWASVDEQTLVHFAADEQGQPHLYAVDVNSDPIDVGAGQIISSDIDVMWRGGGVTVYTGQAAAAGDEETPP